One segment of Anastrepha obliqua isolate idAnaObli1 chromosome 3, idAnaObli1_1.0, whole genome shotgun sequence DNA contains the following:
- the LOC129242116 gene encoding protein still life, isoforms C/SIF type 2-like, producing MVLAHIESDNNNSVSGSGSDKKSFSLHCCCVIVDITPVSQAARLTSATTASGRDVTAGGGGSGGGGGGVLGDGVSQLASSLFRFGSSKKRGVCICNAQCRLQSLEQAQLGQLDPSLKAHHGSLDRLLQQQQQQQQLQQAQHRPTASAVHSIGGVIDGGGSGALLGSADSDGDGDDEKEPELPPRPPSRAKSNVRQIKEEFDRGVEVEKFYHQINGDIFEITRRVRARDEDTIEQKVIKRKGSIRLPPEPPPRQSSASHGQVYHGHDHGIGQPHHVHRHAADSNKPQLPPRRQKSAEEVPVSKSTTRAPDELEWFDRKAQQRHSARSAESGAVRDDTIEWLERQRGPVRTSSGPSEITVMKDEVPDWLLEHLPRKRSMVERPIPSESKTSTASYAKALKEELAELLKKPLSRQSSGPPGEFSILKTDIVEWLTKLQTSSRGSAREEAPPPKTRRSHHRGNGSGDTQRSHSQEDATVAQQAARKRHSLGHSDRSEEEMIDWIAYPLNRLQSLGKPPQAQQVQTIDRRQPFLDSHHKPAPPQQPICTDRERRSHERSRTRKLRHSASEVVTAPTTSAAAQSQLERLYAKPHKERYQYVPKEAKDIMLPPKETAMTTAATAATSATVRESKRERSRRHHTQRSATVSDMSGHHNGGLKRKSSSAERAPRSPSPCNDPACRLLPICTDPHCRFLECQTMERGSRMTVTTSASTMNLARHQQVARAQMHTVPAHITSDETPTPPPPPTASQQQHMQQFQAVPQRSLVICHECRSCAPLLTCQNRKCFNAAKCNSLPRSAADFNRLRTTLAQSPATLDDIEPAPETPSPQLRHPGMQYRSNSQPNTLQRGDSAAAIWQQESMATVGSGTMMAPGMTLISSSQPPLPPSSLHIGSAMNGRLYYNGRNGNGIPHLNGTNGKLMKSASAASLNSRRRRHKTVHFGENLLREVCQNRKLIKTEQVPSGSAPMKANIQMLYNFVEGVLSAWVDDDEEQVRSGAESEPEQGTMALKPIYRCNRLRYQCIKRIVEEAAELQGTLKLGNSRYRHRHWRSTAKQCNEMFLRKAIISIMQLSLTQREIEECLCEDLPSGPDCEASSDEDENLDSPEWPVSKSILDVCGADVQNIHEELFISYHYQTL from the exons CGAAAGCGATAACAATAATTCTGTTAGCGGCAGTGGCAGCGATAAGAAGTCCTTCTCGTTGCATTGCTGTTGCGTGATAGTCGACATAACGCCAGTTTCACAGGCCGCACGTTTGACATCGGCAACAACGGCCTCGGGAAGGGATGTAACCGCTGGCGGTGGGGGcagcggtggtggtggtggcggagTACTCGGTGATGGTGTCTCACAGCTAGCAAGCAGTCTGTTTCGTTTCGGCAGCAGTAAAAAGCGCGGTGTTTGTATTTGTAATGCCCAATGTAGGCTGCAGTCGTTGGAACAAGCACAGCTCGGTCAGCTAGACCCATCGTTAAAGGCACATCACGGCTCCTTGGATCGACTtttacaacagcagcagcagcaacaacaactgcagcaAGCGCAACATCGACCTACTGCCTCAGCCGTGCATTCCATTGGTGGCGTAATTGACGGTGGAGGTTCTGGCGCCCTTCTCGGATCAGCTGATTCTGATGGTGATGGGGATGATGAGAAGGAGCCCGAATTGCCACCACGTCCACCGTCACGCGCAAAGTCGAATGTGCGCCAGATAAAGGAGGAATTCGATCGTGGCGTCGAAGTTGAGAAATTCTATCACCAAATCAACGGCGACATATTTGAGATCACACGTAGGGTACGCGCCCGTGATGAAGATACTATCGAACAGAAGGTGATTAAGCGTAAAGGTTCCATTCGTTTACCACCAGAGCCACCACCACGACAATCGTCGGCATCTCATGGTCAAGTATATCACGGGCATGATCATGGAATCGGGCAACCGCATCACGTGCATCGTCATGCGGCCGATAGTAACAAGCCGCAGCTACCTCCACGTCGTCAGAAGAGTGCTGAAGAGGTACCCGTATCAAAGAGTACCACTCGCGCACCAGATGAACTAGAGTGGTTCGATCGTAAAGCTCAGCAAAGACATTCAGCACGCTCGGCCGAAAGCGGTGCTGTTCGTGATGATACTATTGAGTGGCTAGAAAGACAAAGGGGTCCTGTGCGCACTTCTTCTGGTCCAAGCGAAATCACTGTGATGAAAGATGAGGTACCCGATTGGCTTTTAGAGCATTTGCCTCGCAAACGTTCCATGGTTGAAAGGCCAATACCGTCAGAATCAAAAACAAGTACCGCTTCCTACGCGAAAGCGCTTAAAGAGGAATTGGCGGAATTATTGAAAAAACCTTTATCTAGACAGAGTTCTGGTCCACCCGGAGAATTTTCGATTCTCAAAACTGATATTGTGGAATGGCTGACAAAATTGCAGACGTCATCAAGAGGTTCCGCACGTGAAGAAGCGCCGCCTCCAAAAACCCGTCGATCGCATCATAGGGGCAACGGCAGTGGTGATACGCAACGATCGCATTCGCAAGAAGATGCCACCGTCGCACAACAGGCGGCGCGCAAGCGGCACTCGCTGGGTCACAGTGACCGCAGCGAGGAAGAGATGATTGATTGGATTGCTTATCCTTTGAACCGACTGCAATCGCTAGGCAAGCCACCGCAAGCGCAGCAAGTCCAGACGATAGACAGACGTCAGCCCTTTCTGGATTCGCATCACAAACCCGCACCTCCGCAACAGCCAATATGCACGGACCGTGAACGGCGATCTCACGAGCGTTCGCGAACACGCAAACTTCGGCATTCCGCCAGCGAAGTTGTAACTGCACCCACCACCTCCGCAGCAGCGCAAAGTCAGCTGGAACGATTATACGCCAAGCCGCACAAAGAGCGTTATCAGTATGTGCCTAAAGAAGCCAAGGATATAATGTTGCCTCCTAAGGAGACTGCTATGACCACTGCCGCCACCGCCGCAACCAGCGCTACTGTGCGTGAATCGAAACGTGAACGATCACGTCGCCATCACACACAGCGATCTGCTACAGTCTCGGACATGTCCGGTCATCATAATGGTGGCCTTAAAAGAAAATCGTCATCGGCTGAACGTGCGCCGCGTTCCCCTTCGCCTTGTAACGATCCCGCCTGTCGTTTGCTCCCCATCTGTACTGACCCGCACTGTCGTTTCCTAGAATGCCAAACAATGGAACGCGGCTCGCGTATGACAGTGACCACATCAGCGTCGACGATGAACCTCGCACGTCATCAACAGGTGGCGAGAGCACAAATGCACACAGTGCCTGCACACATAACGTCGGATGAAACACCAACGCCGCCACCACCGCCTACAGCGTCACAGCAACAACATATGCAACAATTCCAAGCAGTACCACAACGAAGCCTGGTTATTTGTCATGAGTGTCGTTCATGTGCGCCATTGCTCACCTGCCAGAATCGTAAATGCTTCAACGCCGCCAAGTGCAACTCACTGCCACGCAGCGCAGCAGATTTCAATCGGTTGCGCACCACACTCGCTCAGTCGCCAGCTACGCTCGACGATATAGAACCAGCGCCTGAGACACCTTCACCCCAATTGCGCCATCCAGGCATGCAATATCGTAGCAACTCGCAACCTAACACCCTACAACGAGGCGACTCTGCTGCCGCTATATGGCAACAGGAGAGCATGGCCACGGTGGGGAGCGGTACAATGATGGCTCCAGGCATGACCCTCATCTCGAGCTCACAACCACCGCTTCCTCCTTCGTCGCTACACATTGGTTCTGCTATGAACGGTCGGCTCTACTACAACGGTCGCAACGGTAATGGCATCCCACATCTTAATGGCACTAATGGTAAATTAATGAAATCCGCATCGGCTGCATCGCTTAATTCGCGTCGGCGTCGTCACAAAACAGTGCATTTCGGTGAAAATTTACTACGCGAAGTTTGCCAAAATCGTAAACTAATCAAAACTGAACAAGTTCCGTCCGGTTCGGCGCCAATGAAAGCCAACATACAGATGCTATATAATTTTGTAGAAGGTGTGTTGAGTGCGTGGGTGGACGACGACGAAGAGCAGGTGCGTTCCGGTGCTGAATCAGAGCCTGAACAGGGCACTATGGCACTGAAACCGATTTATCGATGCAATCGGTTACGTTACCAGTGCATCAAACGAATCGTAGAGGAAGCGGCTGAACTACAGGGCACACTAAAACTTGGTAATTCGCGTTATCGTCATCGACATTGGCGCAGCACTGCAAAGCAGTGCAACGAAATGTTTTTGCGAAag gcaattatttcaataatgcaaCTATCATTGACGCAAAGGGAAATTGAAGAATGTTTGTGTGAAGATTTACCTTCAGGACCTGATTGTGAAGCCAGTTCCGATGAGGATGAAAATTTAGACTCGCCTGagtggccagtgtcaaaatcgATATTGGATGTGTGTGGGGCAGATGTACAGAATATCCATGAAGAGCTATTCATATCATACCATTATCAAACTTTGTAA